In Aegilops tauschii subsp. strangulata cultivar AL8/78 chromosome 3, Aet v6.0, whole genome shotgun sequence, one genomic interval encodes:
- the LOC141042690 gene encoding uncharacterized protein yields the protein MLRDNVDFDSLTTPFSTNEIDAVVNEMPPDRAPGLDGFNGAFLKACWPVIKDDFYRLCAEFHEAINDAMHNNNLHLPIPSGRNNQFPVIQYADDTIIVMPACRVQANCMKQILTDYADSVGLHINFHKSTLIPLNTPEETYKDIADIFGCACAQLPFMYLGLPLGTSKPTVLNLTHWICKAERRITAAMSLMSYAGKLALMNSLVTSLTI from the exons ATGCTGCGTGACAACGTGGATTTTGACAGCCTCACCACACCCTTCTCTACGAATGAGATTGATGCTGTAGTTAATGAAATGCCTCCAGATCGGGCCCCTGGCCTAGATGGTTTCAATGGTGCCTTTCTCAAAGCTTGTTGGCCGGTGATAAAAGACGACTTCTACCGTCTCTGTGCGGAATTCCATGAAG CGATTAATGACGCCATGCATAACAACAATCTGCACCTGCCGATTCCCTCTGGTCGTAACAATCAATTCCCAGTCATCCAATACGCGGACGACACAATCATTGTAATGCCGGCCTGTCGTGTCCAAGCTAACTGCATGAAACAGATACTCACAGATTATGCTGATTCTGTGGGGTTGCACATCAACTTTCACAAGTCCACACTTATTCCTTTGAACACTCCAGAGGAAACGTACAAGGATATTGCCGACATCTTTGGATGCGCATGTGCACAACTTCCGTTCATGTATCTGGGCCTACCCCTGGGCACGTCCAAGCCGACGGTCCTTAACTTAACTCACTGGATCTGCAAGGCTGAGAGAAGAATCACCGCAGCGATGTCACTGATGTCATATGCGGGCAAACTGGCTCTCATGAACTCTCTCGTCACCTCGCTGACAATATAA
- the LOC141042691 gene encoding uncharacterized protein, with translation MLLKLLHKFYNKFDAPWVHLVWDTYYASTRGITKVKIGAGDTALFWKDDWNNSILSETYPRAFSFTRDEDASTRKCLSITQLNQAFDLPLSVQAFDELRALQQNVITATMTDSKDAWICTWGSADFKTTAYYTFYFREMIAHDAYRWLWKTKCIPKIKVFGWFLLSDRLNTRNMLKRRHYNISNNLDCLLCGQHVEETVEHLFFHCTFSTACWNKLNVLCPSQGNRLELMTHLKTLNPRKMIMEVFLVAAWSLWKERNNNYFRKVDPSIPSWEARFRRDFADIAYRMPPTRSN, from the exons ATGCTTCTGAAGCTGCTCCACAAGTTCTACAACAAGTTCGACGCCCCCTGGGTGCACCTCGTCTGGGACACATACTATGCTTCCACT AGAGGGATCACCAAAGTTAAGATTGGAGCGGGTGACACAGCCTTATTTTGGAAGGACGATTGGAACAACTCCATTTTGTCAGAAACATACCCGCGTGCTTTCTCATTTACAAGAGATGAAGATGCCTCGACGCGGAAATGCCTCTCGATCACCCAGCTTAACCAGGCTTTTGACTTGCCCCTCTCGGTCCAAGCATTTGATGAATTGCGAGCTCTCCAGCAAAATGTTATCACTGCAACAATGACTGACTCCAAGGATGCCTGGATATGCACTTGGGGGTCTGCTGACTTTAAAACCACGGCCTATTACACCTTCTACTTCAGGGAGATGATTGCTCATGATGCTTACCGATGGCTGTGGAAGACCAAATGCATCCCTAAAATTAAGGTCTTTGGTTGGTTCCTCCTCTCTGATCGCCTTAACACAAGAAACATGCTCAAGAGGAGACACTATAACATCAGCAATAATTTGGACTGCCTTCTTTGTGGACAACATGTGGAAGAGACTGTTGAACATCTCTTTTTCCATTGCACCTTTAGTACCGCATGCTGGAACAAGCTCAACGTACTCTGCCCATCACAGGGCAACAGACTGGAACTCATGACACATCTCAAGACTTTGAACCCCAGGAAAATGATCATGGAAGTTTTCTTGGTGGCAGCTTGGAGCCTATGGAAAGAAAGGAACAACAACTACTTTCGCAAGGTGGACCCATCTATCCCATCCTGGGAGGCCAGATTCAGGAGAGACTTTGCTGACATTGCCTACAGGATGCCCCCCACAAGAAGCAACTAG
- the LOC109739597 gene encoding wall-associated receptor kinase 4-like, with protein sequence MATPLWQFHSQRRRLRLPTILLIVAAASSHPQTGRARVDDTPPVEFAVSFKPDNSTWVDWEEHPCSYGMVVESSWYNFSSLDLYGYEVLSKKFPRGVPFVIDFAIITEQNGSCPAEGQQPPLGYACASGNSFCTNATAFTDVGYFYVCKCKEHYEGNPYVNNGCQDIDECKNRDLYPCSSDGVCKNRLGGYDCPCKRGMKGDGKAGTCKDIVPLVAKVVMDKDTGGKLRPESRVTGRVNGRDVQPGVALRAAVVHEHGVHVNDAGLANVRNGIHCSVRMLVLPVHGARERRRSPQRPVRRETNNTRAEYLSEVQQEELKPILKSDNFIGKGGSGEVYKGLLANELVAVKKPISGSVLETEQFTNEVIIQSQVIHKNIVRLIGCCLEVDLPMLVYEFLSKGSLEDILHSDNKVPVNLDLRLRIAAESADGLAYMHSKTTTKILHGDVKPANILLDDNFVPKISDFGISRLIPRDKQHTLSIIGDRTYMDPVYLQTGLLTEKSDVYSFVVILELISREKARYSDNNSLVQKFLEAHKKERKATEYFDREIAVPRDLGLLDSLAEMAVECLSLDVDQRPTMTEVAERLLNLFRSRCWWKQTRGHLTRDVVAVRGIVRNIGNYNEGAGNVNHGYCKYNNTGRGSDGSNYMNYSNQDSGDRLNCQLC encoded by the exons ATGGCCACGCCTCTTTGGCAATTCCATTCCCAGCGGCGGCGGCTGAGGCTGCCGACGATCCTACTCATCGTTGCCGCGGCTTCAAGTCACCCACAAACGGGTCGTGCTCGGG TAGATGACACCCCGCCGGTAGAATTTGCGGTGTCGTTCAAGCCCGATAACTCCACTTGGGTGGATTGGGAAGAACACCCGTGCTCCTACGGAATGGTGGTGGAGAGTTCATGGTACAACTTCTCTTCGCTGGACCTCTACGGCTATGAGGTGCTATCCAAAAAATTCCCAAGGGGCGTCCCCTTCGTCATCGATTTCGCCATCATAACCGAGCAGAACGGTTCATGTCCGGCGGAAGGCCAGCAGCCACCTCTGGGCTACGCGTGCGCCAGCGGCAACAGCTTTTGTACCAACGCAACAGCCTTTACAGACGTTGGCTATTTTTATGTCTGCAAGTGCAAGGAGCATTACGAAGGCAACCCCTACGTCAACAATGGATGCCAAG ACATCGATGAGTGCAAGAACCGTGATTTGTATCCATGCTCAAGCGACGGGGTATGCAAGAACAGGCTTGGAGGCTATGACTGTCCATGCAAGCGCGGAATGAAGGGTGACGGCAAAGCAGGAACCTGCAAAGATATAGTCCCATTAGTCGCTAAAGTGGTCATGG ACAAAGACACTGGCGGCAAGCTGAGACCTGAGAGTCGCGTCACCGGGCGTGTGAATGGCCGAGATGTCCAGCCAGGAGTTGCTCTCCGGGCCGCCGTTGTGCACGAGCATGGAGTGCATGTGAACGATGCAGGTCTTGCCAATGTGAGGAATGGAATTCACTGCAGCGTGCGCATGCTAGTCTTGCCGGTGCATGGAGCGCGCGAACGGCGTCGGTCGCCGCAGCGGCCAGTACGACGAGAGACAAATAATACACGAGCCGAGTACCTTTCTGAG GTGCAACAG GAAGAGCTCAAGCCTATTTTAAAGAGTGACAATTTTATCGGAAAAGGTGGCTCTGGTGAAGTTTACAAGGGTCTTCTTGCTAATGAACTAGTTGCAGTCAAGAAGCCGATCAGTGGGAGTGTACTAGAGACTGAACAATTTACAAACGAAGTCATCATCCAGTCTCAAGTCATACACAAGAATATTGTTAGGCTCATAGGTTGTTGTCTTGAAGTGGACCTTCCAATGCTAGTGTATGAGTTTCTCTCCAAAGGCAGTTTGGAAGACATTCTTCACAGTGACAACAAGGTGCCTGTCAACTTGGATCTACGTTTAAGAATTGCTGCAGAATCAGCAGATGGTCTAGCTTATATGCATTCAAAAACCACAACTAAAATCCTGCATGGTGATGTTAAACCAGCAAATATACTCTTGGATGACAATTTTGTGCCGAAGATCTCAGATTTTGGCATATCGAGGTTGATTCCGAGAGATAAACAACATACCCTATCAATCATTGGTGACAGAACTTATATGGATCCAGTATATCTACAAACGGGGCTACTAACCGAAAAAAGTGATGTCTACAGTTTTGTAGTTATCTTGGAGCTTATTAGCAGGGAGAAGGCCAGATATTCTGACAATAATAGCCTCGTACAGAAGTTTCTTGAAGCTCACAAGAAAGAGAGGAAAGCAACTGAGTATTTTGACAGGGAAATTGCAGTACCAAGAGATTTAGGGCTTCTTGATAGTCTAGCAGAGATGGCTGTGGAATGCCTTAGCCTTGATGTGGATCAAAGACCAACAATGACAGAGGTAGCAGAGCGCCTCCTCAATCTGTTTCGATCTC GGTGCTGGTGGAAGCAAACGCGTGGCCACCTGACACGGGACGTGGTGGCGGTCCGTGGCATCGTTCGCAACATTGGCAACTACAATGAAGGTGCTGGCAATgtaaaccatggctactgcaagTACAACAACACTGGCCGTGGTAGCGACGGCAGCAACTACATGAACTATTCCAACCAAGACTCTGGTGACCGCCTAAACTGCCAGTTGTGCTGA